The Silene latifolia isolate original U9 population chromosome 4, ASM4854445v1, whole genome shotgun sequence region GGTCAATGTTTAACTCAGGATCTCTGTGATATTTTATTAGCCCCTGTAACAGCTGGTGAAGGCTATATATGCTATTCCAGGTACCAAAGCTCCAGGACCTGATCGCTATACTAGTCAGTTCTTTAAAGATAATTGGGAAATTGTTGGACCTGATGTGGTTACTGCAGTAAAAGGGGTGTTTCAATCAGGGCAGTTGCTAAAACAATGCAATAATACTATCATCACACTTATACCTAAAGTTGAGATTCCTGATAGCGTGTTGCAATTCAGGCCAATTGCCTACTGTAACACAATTTATAAGTGCCTCTCTAAGGTTTTGTGTGCAAGACTTGGCTAGGTACTCCCTGATGTGATTAGTACATCTCAGAGTGCTTTCATTAAAGGAAAAGACATAgttggaaacattttgatatgtCAAGACTTGATCAAACTGTATAAAAGAAAGAGTTGTTCACCTAGAATCATGATGAAATTAGACTTACAAAAAGCATATGAATCAGTTGAATGGAGCTTTGTGACTGGCATGATGGAGGCAATGGGTTTCCCTGCTAGATTTACTCAAATTGTTATGCAATGTATGACTACCCCGTCCTATTCTCTGGCTCTAAATGGCAACATCTTTGGCTTCTTTAAGGGACAAAGAGGGCTCAGACAAGGAGATCACCTCTCCCCATTATTATTCACAATCTGCCTTTAGTATTTGAGTAGAATCTTGAGGGTGGTTCAGCAGTTGGAGAGATTTAAATTCTACCTTTTATGCAACAGGGTGCAATTATCACACCTATGCTTTGCTGATGATTTGATTTTGTTCTGTAAAGGGGATAGAGCATCAATTACACTGCTGCTGaaagcttttgattatttttcCAAAGCATCTGGGCTGACTATGAATAAGGGCAAGTCCAATTTCTACTGCAATGGGATTGATGAATTGCTGGTAAAAGAGATTGAACAGAATTCTGGGATTAAAAGGGGGACAGTCCCTTTTATGTACCTGGGAGTTAATGTTTCACCTAAGAGACCCTCAATTCTTGACTGTACCTGTCTTGTTGAGAGGGTAGTGGACAGAATCAGGAGCCTGGGATCTCGAAAATTATCCTATGCAGGGAGAATAGTTTTAATTAAGGCAGTCCTCACTACTTTGCATAGATATTGGGGTCGAATTTTTATTCTGCCTAAAACTGTCATTGGTAGAATTGAGGCAGTATGCAGAGCTTATCTTTGGCATGGCACTGATCAGAATGAGAGTCCTGCTTTAGTTTCATGGGAACAGGTCCGTAAGCCAAAGAAACAAGGTGGCTTGGGGTTTAAGGATCTGCATCTATGGAATGTTGCCAGTATTAGCAAGTATGCTTGGTGGGTAACTCAAAAGAAATACCATCTTTGGGTAAGATGGGTGCATGCTGTGTACATTAAACAATCTGATTGGATGACTTACAAACCTGGAGTGGGCAGTAGCTGGGCCATGAGAAAAATCTGCCAGGTCAAGGAGATCTTTAAAGATCATTTTTCTGAAGGGAATGGATTAGAACACTTTACTGTTAGTAAGGGCTACCAATGGCTGAAACCTGATGGAGTGAAAGTTAATTGGTATCCATGGGTTCTTAACAGGTGGATTCTACCTAAACATTCCTTCCTGTGTTGGCTAGTTGCTCATCAGAGATTACTCACGCAGGACAGGTTGTATATGATAAAGATTATAAATACTAATAGTTGCTTTCTGTGTGGCACTCAGGAAGAGAATCATAACCATCTCTTCTTTGAATGATGTTATAGCAAGCAGTGTGTTCAGCTTCTGAGTATCTGGTGCAACATCAAGTTACCAGACACTGAGTGTATTCAGTGGCTGATTAGATTGAGACAATCTTCTGCTTGCAGGAAGATGGTAACTGCTGTGATCCTGGCGTGCTTGACGTATCAGTTATGGCAGATGAGAAATACTAGCAGGATAGAGGGGTTTATATGGAGACCAAAAGTACTTGTTGACAGGGTGAAGCATAAAGTTAAACTTAGGCTTAGACAATGTGATATTAAAAGTCGAAATGCTAATGTATTAGAATGGCTAGAACACATTCAGATGGTTTAAGTATGATAGGCTTAAACATTTGAGTGATGTTATTGATGTATTGGGACATTTCTATTATTAATGAGAAGCTTActctttccccaaaaaaaaaaaaatcttcaattactcaataataataaacttgaacaatgattaagaaaagattaatgtgtaattttttgtggaatgattgagattaatctattctaacctactcctaatgaaggtttaatctaatctaaagaagcttaatctaatctaagagctTGGTTcaattgattattacaaatggagtatatatagtggtacatcattaggttaagcaagggtagattagtaaataacaatgctaagtgttgaatagagaatTGCAAATCCTGAGGGAGATGCGCGGATCCTAGGTCTGGGATGCTCATCCTGAGCTCGGGATGCGTGGATTCTTGGGCAGTACCTTCTGAAATGGCAAAGCAGCTTGGGATGCGCGGATTGAGCTCGGGATGCGCGGATCCTgagacagcttgtctatttgagctcggatcgtaaaacggacgtcatttcctcatccggactcctattggagtgattcaaaagcctagaccacttgatttttcgacgccgtttcatctagcatactttcagagccaaaggagtaacTCTTAGTTTGGTTCCGA contains the following coding sequences:
- the LOC141651673 gene encoding uncharacterized protein LOC141651673; the encoded protein is MVPSTPTVPATVMTPVMVANTPIVENSLPRRFISRLMRNKDGGKRFTTGGVTFMEALSNSMQKARLGLIEYRNMEKGESSMGSCSLWNIRGLNNPTKQLEIKRFLSQNKVGICGLLETKSKFKNWNKVRVNLCDDWSICTNSSLHKGRRIWLIWDPNAFEVEVYDVTVQSIHTKVLDKARRKLFWFTVVYGLNKQAERIPLWDSLRHYCNNVRGPWLVGGDFNAIMAINEIIGGAIITQAEMAPLAQVVQDCQLEDLGARGSFYTWTNKHEYCTKVYSRLDRVMVNVEWVDMFPDSYVHYLPEGLFDHCPEWTGTPMFRIVQKLKGLKADLRKLNKKHFGDIENLTHVTEIALLQFQSQLIQDPLNEELCMSERECAKDLAELKIARDQYLRQKAKCDWMKSGDDNTAYFHAQIKRRRARNRVFQIKDMNQNMCSNPDAIQAAFEQYYKILLGTSKELVKAIYAIPGTKAPGPDRYTSQFFKDNWEIVGPDVVTAVKGVFQSGQLLKQCNNTIITLIPKVEIPDSVLQFRPIAYWDRASITLLLKAFDYFSKASGLTMNKGKSNFYCNGIDELLVKEIEQNSGIKRGTVPFMYLGVNVSPKRPSILDCTCLVERVVDRIRSLGSRKLSYAGRIVLIKAVLTTLHRYWGRIFILPKTVIGRIEAVCRAYLWHGTDQNESPALVSWEQVRKPKKQGGLGFKDLHLWNVASISKYAWWVTQKKYHLWVRWVHAVYIKQSDWMTYKPGVGSSWAMRKICQVKEIFKDHFSEGNGLEHFTVSKGYQWLKPDGVKVNWYPWVLNRWILPKHSFLCWLVAHQRLLTQDSKQCVQLLSIWCNIKLPDTECIQWLIRLRQSSACRKMVTAVILACLTYQLWQMRNTSRIEGFIWRPKVLVDRVKHKVKLRLRQCDIKSRNANVLEWLEHIQMV